ATGTTCAGGACGATGAGCAGGTCCACCGCGAAAGCGGGCATGGGCAGCACCATGACCACCAGCACGATCATCACGAACACGGGCGCAGCGAGATCCGACCGCCTGGCCAGGCGGCCCATGAATGGAAGCAGACGGTCTAGAAAGGTCAACATACCGACACCCGCAGGGTGCGGGGCGAGGGCCGTGCCAGGCCCGTGGAAGGTTGCCAGCGCGAGGCCTGGGCTCAGGTTTGATCCCCCGGAGAACCTAAGGCTGTACTTCCAGGATGAGAATCCGCTCCCCGGGCCCGAACATGGCGCAAAGACGATCCAGCCCCTCAGTCGAATCCAGGGCCAGCCGATGCACCCGGCCACGGGGCAGGGTCTGGTAGAAACCCAGCCCTGCGGCGCCTTCCCGAAGCAGCAGGGCCACATGATGATGGCGCAGCCGGAGGCCCGAGCCCCGCATCAGCGTGGCCAATTACACCCGGTCCGACCGCCAGCGGGATGACAGCCTGGCCCAGGCGTCCCGGTCCTGCACGCGGAAGCCCGCCAGGGATCGGGCGGACTGACTGGCCAGCCCCGGCAGGGGCGCATCGCCTGCGGGCAGCACCCAGCGGCGGGCGTGGCCCTCGCTGAGGTTCAGCACCAGGTCCCAGCCGAAATCCCAGTCCGGGCCCTCCTTGGCCGTGGGGCCGCTGTCGCCCAACCGATCCCGGCCCGCGTCGACCAAGGTGCCGCCGTAGCCCAGCAGTCGACGGGCCGCCGCCACCAGGAAGCCGGAACAGTTCAGGCCAGGCTGGTCCAGGGTTTGGTCCGGGCGGGAGAAATGGGCCCAGCGGCCCCGTTCGTCCAGGCCGACATCCTCGGCGTAGGGAATGCCCAGGAGGGGGCGGAGCTTCAAGGACAGGTCCTGCCCGCCAGCCTTCTGGCCATAGAGCGGCGCAAAGCCCATCAGCAGGGCGCAGAGGCAACTGCTGATCCGGGTCATCGGGGAACTTTCAGGGCATCCCAGCGCTCCGGCGGATGGAACCGACAGCGCCAGCCCGCCCAGCTCACCCGCTGGAAGGAAACCTCGCCCGGCCAGGGCACCCGGTCCAGCCAGGTGCGCAGGGCCTTCTGGAGGCGCAACCGCTGCTCGGGCCCCAGGGCCGTGTCGGCACCCACCCAAGCGCCTGGGCGCCGGGCTTTCACTTCCAACAACCGCAGTTCCGAGCCCCGGCTCAGCAGGAGGTCCAGTTCCCAGCGGCCCAGTTTTTGACGCCAGGCCACCAGGTCCCAGCCCTGGGCCCAAAGCAGCCAAAGGGTGAGCCGCTCGGCCCGCAGGCCCAGGCGGCGGGCCGCCTCACCGCGCCGGGACATGGGTCAGTTCCAAGGCGTAGAAAACTGTGTCCACGGGCATGCGGGGGAAATCGGGCGGCAGATCCCCGGGCTCCACCCGGCGGAAACCGTTGCGCTCGTAAAACCGATGGGCCGCGCCCATATGGGGGAGAGTACCCAGCCAGATGCCTGGCAGCTGGCGGGCCTTGGCGTGAACCAGCAGCGCGTCCAGCAGGGCCTGGGCCAAGCCGCTGCCGCGCTGAGCCTTCTGCAGGAACATCTTACGGAGGGCGCCACCGCCCCCGGGGGCCTGCCCGAAGTCGATGAGTCCGATGGTTCCGACCACCTGGCCGAGCTCCACGCCCACCCAGAATCCACCCCGGCCCGTCTGGTAGATCTCCGGAATGCGGGCCAGGTCCGGTTGATCGGCGGCGGTGATGGGAACGCCGAACTCCAGCCGCTGGATGGGCAGGATCAGGTCGAGCACCTGCGCTTCCTGGCCTGGCTGGAAGGGTTGGACCACTGCAGCCACGGGCTATTCATCCCGCCGGGGCAGCAGCAGGCTGCGCTGTACGCGCTCGAGGTTGCCGTGGATGCGCACGATCTTCCAGGCCAGCACCATCGCGTAGCCCAGCCAGACCCACAGCAGGCGTGGATCCACGGGGGTGCGCTTGAGGGCTTCCGTGCCGATATCTAGACGCAAACCCTGGAGGTACCAGACCACGGCCCCGAAGGCGATGATGAGGTAGCCCCAGCGGATCCAGTAGGGGCGCAGGCCCTCCTTCACCTTCCAGCGCAGCAGCAGCCAGCGGTCGAAGCGGTCGGCCTTCTCCTCCACGAAATGCAGGGCCAGCAGCTGATCCACCAGGGGCGCGTAACGGTGCACCTTCAGTTCCTGGATCTCCTCCTCGCCATTGACCTTGCGGAGGAAGGCCGAGCGGATCTTCCCGATGCATTCCTCCCAGGGCGCCTCTTCCCGCTGGAGCGACAGGTGCAACCGCACCAGGCCCACCCAGAGCAGGGCCTGGGCCAGCAGTACGGCCCAGAGGGACCAGCCCTGCCAGCCCTGGGTGCGGACGAGTTCGAGAAAGCGGACGAGATCCATGGGCACCAGCTTAGCCGGGGCCGCGGGCAATCCTAGGGCGAGTGGTCAGGGAACGTAGCGCTCCTGAGCCACGTTTCCCTGGGTGCCAAAGGCCAGCAGCACGCTCCCATCCGGTTGCAGGGTGGCGGTATGGCCTGTGCGGGCAGCCTTCAGGCGGTTCCCGAGGGTCCAGGTGCCACCGATCGGATCGTAGGCCTCCACAGTCAATAGGGCTGTGGTGCCATCGCTCCCGCCGGAGACCAGCACCATCCCGCTGGGCAGCAGGGTGGCCCGGTGGCCGGTGCGGGGGGCATCCAGGGCACCGGTGAGGGCCCAGGTCCCCGCGCCGGGGTCGAAACGCTCGGCGCTGGATAGGGCACCCGCATTCCCGGTGCCTCCGGCCACCAGCACGGTGCCATCGGCGAGCAGGGTGGCCGAGTGGCTGGCGCGGGCCTCGGCGAGGGCACCCGCGGTGAGGCTCCAGACGCCTGTCTGGGGATCGAAGCGTTCCGAATGAAGGATGGCCCCCGTGACACCCAGGCCTCCGGCCACCAGCACGGTGCCATCCGCCAGGAGGGTGGCTGAGTGGTTGGAACGGGCCGTGGCCAGGCTGCTCACGGGGCTCCACAGCCGGGTGGTCGGGTCATAGAGTTCGGTCGTGGGGAGAGGCCCCGTCGCATCGTGGCCGCCGACCACCAGCACCCGTCCATCCGCAAGCAGGGTGGCGCTGTGGCCCGAGCGGGCCAGGCTCAGGCTGCCCGTGGGCGACCAGGAACCGGAGGTTGGATTGAAGATCTCCGCGCTGGTCAGGTAGGTGGAACCCTGGACTCCGCCTGCCACCAGCACCGTTCCATCCTGCAACCGTGTGGCGGTATGGTCGGTCCGGCCCGCGCTCAGGCTGCCGCTGGGACTCCAGGTCTGGGTCGCCGCATCGTAGAGCAGGCTGCTGGTCAGGTCGCTAGATGCAGACGGCGCTGCGCTGGAACCGCCTGCCACCAGGGTTTTTCCGCTGGCGAGCAAAGTGGCGGAGTGGCCCACGCGCCCGGCGATGATGGGGCCCACGAAAGTGAAGGTGGCGGAGATGGTGTGAGTCTCGGCCACGGCCAGGATTGTGTAGGTGGTGATGGCCCCCAGGTTGGCGCCATCCACGTTGACGTTGGCCACGTCGTAGCCGGGATCTGGCGTGATGGTGTAGGTCGGGCTGGTGTTGTAGTTCACGAAGCCCGTCCCCGGACTGATGCTGCCATTGGGGCCGGGGCTGACCGTAATGAGGTAGGTGGTGATCTGAGCGCTGACATCCAGCGTGTGGGGACCATCCATGGTTACGTCCCCGGTGGAGCCCACCAGCACCCCATCGAGCTTCACCTGCAGATTCTGGTAGCCGGGTTGCAGGCTGTAGGCGTAATGCACCGCGGTTCCAGGCGTGTAGCCCAGGGTGGAAAGGGGGACGCCCGAGATGCCGCTGGTCTTGATGACGGTCAGCACGAACTGGGGGAGGGCGCTGAAGCTGACGCTGATGGTGTGGTTCGCGGCCAGGCTCACGAAGCCGTACGAGGTGACGGCGCCGACGGAGATGCCGTCCACCAGGACATCGGCCACCTGGTACCCGGGGTCGGGCGTCATGGTGTAGGTCTGGCTGCCGCCATAGTTCAGGGTGGTGGATCCGGTGGGGCTGATGCTGCCGTTGGTGCCTGCGCTGGCGGTGATGGTGAAAGTCTGGATCAAGGCACTGGCAGCCAGGGTATGCGGGCCGTTCATGGTGAAGCTGCCGCTGACCGCCACCGGGTTGCCATCCAGCAGCACCGACAGGTTCTTGTAACCGGTGGCCAGGGCGTAGTTGTAGTTCACCGTGGAACCCAGCGCGGGAGCCGACGTGGCGCCAGGGGTGCCCGTCACACCGAGGCCAACGGTGACCGTCAGGATGGGCGAGAAGGTGGCGACGATGGTGTGATCGGCCACCACGTTGGTGAAGGTGTAGGAGACCGGGGTGCCCACGGAGGCGCCATCCACCAGGAGGCTGGTGAGTTGGTAGCCCGCATTGGGGGTGAGTGAAAAGGTGAGCGTGCTGCCCTGATTCACGACGACCGCGCCTGAAGGTCCGATGTTGCCGTGGGGGCTCGAGCTGGCCGTGATGGTGAAGGTGCGGACCTGGAAGGTGGCGCTGATGGTGTGGTTCGCGGATAGGTTTGTGAAGGTGTACGAGGTCAGTGCCCCCACGGAGGCCCCATCCACCAGGACGTTGGCGACCTGGTAGCCGGGATCGGCGGTGACGGTGAAAACCTGGCTGCTGCCGTAATTCAAGGTGGTCGTTCCCGCGGGGCTGATGCTGCCGTTGGGACCCGCGCTGGCGGCGAGGGTGAAGGTCTGCACCTGGGACGTGGCGGTCAGGGTGTGGGGGCCGTTCATGGTGACGGTGCCCGAGGCTGGCGCGGGGCTTCCATCCAGGGTTACCGCCAGGTTGTTGAAACCTGGCAGCAGAGCGTAGCTGTAGGGCACCGAGGCGCCTGGGGTTTGGACCGCGGTGGCGGTGGGCGTTCCCGTCACGCCTGCATCAAGGGAGACGGTCAGCACCGGGGCGAAGGTGGCGGAAATGCTGTGATCGGCGCTCACATTCGCGAAGGTGTAGGTCGGTTGCACCGCGACGGGCGTGCCGTCCACCATCAGGCTGGCCACCTGGTAGCCCGCGTTGGGTGTGATGGCGTAGGTCTGACTGCTGCCCTGGGTCACGGTGGTGGTGCCGCTGGGTGTGATCGAACCGTTGGCCCCGGCGTTGGCGGTGATGGTGTAGGTGCGCAGCGCCGTGACCGCCAGGGTATGGGGCCCGTTCATGGTCACGGAGCCGGAGTTGCCCGCGAGCACGCCATCCACTCTGACCTGCAGGTTCTGGTAACCCGGCAGCAGGGCATAGCTGTAGGCCACGGCGGTGCCCTGGGTGTAGGACGCGGAGGCCGCAGGCGCGCCCATGACACCGCTGCCGAGATTGACGGTCAGGGCATAGGTGGGAAGCGCCTGCACGCTGACCTGGGTGGTGGCGGTGGCGGGGCCCGCCGAATTGGAGGCGGTGAGCGTGTAGGTGATGATGCCGGTGCTGGTGGGGGTCACGGAGGTGCTGGATAGCCCCGTGACCGAGCCCACGTTCTGGTCGATGCTGAGGCTGGTGGCGCCCGTGACCACCCAGGTCAGGGTGGCGCTTTGGCCCAGAAGCAAGGTGGCAGGCGCGGCGGAAAAGGCCGTGATGGAAGGGATGCTGGTGGCAGGCTGAACGGACAGGATGGCGCTGCGGGTATCGGTGGTGCCGGCGGCATTGCTGATGCGGCAGCGGAAGGTGGCGCCGTGATCGGCCAGGGTGGCGCCGTTTAAGGTGTAGTCGGGCCCTGTGGCGCCGGGAATGTCCGTCAGGTTCCGCTGCCACTGGTAGGTGGGTGTGGGCTTTCCATTCGCGATGACAGAGAAAGTCGCGGACTGTCCCCCCACCACGCTTTTATCGAGGGGCTGGCTGCTGATGGCCGGTGCCCACTGTACCCAAAGGGACGCGGAGCTGGAATCGGCGCTGCCCAGGCGATTGGTGATCCGCACCGAGAACTGGGCACCGTCATCGGCCATGCCTGTGGCGGGGGTGGTGTAGCTGGCGCCGGTGGCGGCGGGAATGGGGGTTCCATCCTTCATCCATTGATAGGTGAAGGGGGCGAAGCCGGTGGCGGTGACGGAGAAGGTGGCCGTCTGGCCCAGGGTGACCGTTTGCGCGGCGGGTTGGTTCGCGAATCCTGGTGTGGCCGGGGCCAGCACCTCGCTGGGTTTGGCGCCGCCGCCACAGGCGAAGGCCAGCAGGAGGGCAAGGCCGAGCAGGCTGACCCGCCAGAACGGGTGTCCTTTCCTCGAATGGCTGTGGTCGATGGCTCTTCCCATGGGGCTTTCCAAAAGGGCACTTTCTAAAACGTCGGGCCCGTTCCTACGTGTCGGGCTCGGGAGAGGGCGGCCCAAATCCTGGCAGTCCGTGCCCAGTGGCGAGGGCGCGCAGGCCTTGGGTGGTCTCGACTTTCATTGCGAACCGTGTGGTATAGGTTGGATCGCGAATTGCTTCATGCCAGATCCATGCCCGGTTTCCTCCACAGCTGGACGGCTACCGCCGGGTACCCTTTCCCTGAATCTTGTTGGCGCTTCGAGAGGATCCATTGCTGCTGCCCGGGCGAATGTTGGCGCTATCGATGTGGGCTTTGGCCAGCCCACTGGAAGCCCAGGACATTCCGATCACAGTCCTGACTCAACAGGGGATTTTGTACTTCGACCGGAACACCACGGAACTGAGTCCCCTGGGGCGGGAGAAGCTGGGCAACCTCATCCGTGAATGGGGCAAAGGCGGAGTCTGGGTGATCGGCATTCCCAGGAACAGCGGGGCTTCCGATGCGGTCAACCAGGGACGGGTGCGAACCCTGGTCAGCCTCCTGATGGAACAGGGAATCATTGGGGTGCGAACACAGCCGGTCCCTCCGGTGGCTCACGACGCCTACGACCCCCTGGTCATCGGGAAGATCAGCCAGGCAAGCACTGAGGTGGAAGCGGCGAAGGGGGACATCGATCCCAATGAGGACGACCCCACCCCTCGCCCCATGCCGCCTCAAACCGTGCAAAAGGT
This sequence is a window from Geothrix sp. PMB-07. Protein-coding genes within it:
- a CDS encoding GNAT family N-acetyltransferase, which gives rise to MAAVVQPFQPGQEAQVLDLILPIQRLEFGVPITAADQPDLARIPEIYQTGRGGFWVGVELGQVVGTIGLIDFGQAPGGGGALRKMFLQKAQRGSGLAQALLDALLVHAKARQLPGIWLGTLPHMGAAHRFYERNGFRRVEPGDLPPDFPRMPVDTVFYALELTHVPAR
- a CDS encoding YraN family protein, translated to MSRRGEAARRLGLRAERLTLWLLWAQGWDLVAWRQKLGRWELDLLLSRGSELRLLEVKARRPGAWVGADTALGPEQRLRLQKALRTWLDRVPWPGEVSFQRVSWAGWRCRFHPPERWDALKVPR
- a CDS encoding kelch repeat-containing protein, with amino-acid sequence MGRAIDHSHSRKGHPFWRVSLLGLALLLAFACGGGAKPSEVLAPATPGFANQPAAQTVTLGQTATFSVTATGFAPFTYQWMKDGTPIPAATGASYTTPATGMADDGAQFSVRITNRLGSADSSSASLWVQWAPAISSQPLDKSVVGGQSATFSVIANGKPTPTYQWQRNLTDIPGATGPDYTLNGATLADHGATFRCRISNAAGTTDTRSAILSVQPATSIPSITAFSAAPATLLLGQSATLTWVVTGATSLSIDQNVGSVTGLSSTSVTPTSTGIITYTLTASNSAGPATATTQVSVQALPTYALTVNLGSGVMGAPAASASYTQGTAVAYSYALLPGYQNLQVRVDGVLAGNSGSVTMNGPHTLAVTALRTYTITANAGANGSITPSGTTTVTQGSSQTYAITPNAGYQVASLMVDGTPVAVQPTYTFANVSADHSISATFAPVLTVSLDAGVTGTPTATAVQTPGASVPYSYALLPGFNNLAVTLDGSPAPASGTVTMNGPHTLTATSQVQTFTLAASAGPNGSISPAGTTTLNYGSSQVFTVTADPGYQVANVLVDGASVGALTSYTFTNLSANHTISATFQVRTFTITASSSPHGNIGPSGAVVVNQGSTLTFSLTPNAGYQLTSLLVDGASVGTPVSYTFTNVVADHTIVATFSPILTVTVGLGVTGTPGATSAPALGSTVNYNYALATGYKNLSVLLDGNPVAVSGSFTMNGPHTLAASALIQTFTITASAGTNGSISPTGSTTLNYGGSQTYTMTPDPGYQVADVLVDGISVGAVTSYGFVSLAANHTISVSFSALPQFVLTVIKTSGISGVPLSTLGYTPGTAVHYAYSLQPGYQNLQVKLDGVLVGSTGDVTMDGPHTLDVSAQITTYLITVSPGPNGSISPGTGFVNYNTSPTYTITPDPGYDVANVNVDGANLGAITTYTILAVAETHTISATFTFVGPIIAGRVGHSATLLASGKTLVAGGSSAAPSASSDLTSSLLYDAATQTWSPSGSLSAGRTDHTATRLQDGTVLVAGGVQGSTYLTSAEIFNPTSGSWSPTGSLSLARSGHSATLLADGRVLVVGGHDATGPLPTTELYDPTTRLWSPVSSLATARSNHSATLLADGTVLVAGGLGVTGAILHSERFDPQTGVWSLTAGALAEARASHSATLLADGTVLVAGGTGNAGALSSAERFDPGAGTWALTGALDAPRTGHRATLLPSGMVLVSGGSDGTTALLTVEAYDPIGGTWTLGNRLKAARTGHTATLQPDGSVLLAFGTQGNVAQERYVP